One genomic region from Anatilimnocola floriformis encodes:
- a CDS encoding HK97 family phage prohead protease, whose translation MNKSSPNVPPNRETRAFHRAATVEGEQDKPMIVGYAVVWDSVSEVIHERGKVFREVVRKGAFTKSLPHADIMALYDHNTGLLPLGRNKSGTLRLVEDDIGLRVEIDPPDTQQARDIVVSLRRGDLDKMSFGFCVVVDEFRQEGDEQVREIIEADIFDASIVCFPAYADTSVGLRRLESWRQDMLAIAQRHTERLAYLERSLRLAEAELGNSAQAL comes from the coding sequence ATGAACAAGTCATCGCCGAACGTCCCGCCGAATCGTGAAACAAGAGCCTTCCACCGTGCAGCCACGGTAGAAGGCGAACAAGACAAGCCAATGATCGTTGGCTATGCCGTCGTCTGGGATTCAGTCAGTGAAGTGATTCACGAGCGAGGCAAAGTCTTTCGTGAGGTGGTCCGCAAAGGCGCTTTCACAAAGTCCCTGCCGCATGCCGACATCATGGCGCTGTACGACCACAACACCGGCTTGCTTCCCCTCGGTCGGAACAAAAGCGGCACTCTCCGGCTCGTAGAAGATGACATCGGACTTCGAGTTGAGATTGATCCGCCAGACACACAGCAGGCGAGGGATATTGTCGTGAGCCTGCGGCGTGGTGACCTCGACAAGATGAGTTTCGGTTTCTGCGTCGTGGTTGATGAGTTCCGCCAGGAAGGGGACGAACAGGTTCGAGAGATCATTGAGGCCGACATTTTCGATGCCTCAATCGTTTGCTTCCCCGCTTACGCCGACACGAGCGTTGGCCTTCGCCGCCTTGAATCATGGCGGCAGGACATGCTCGCCATTGCTCAACGACACACTGAGCGACTGGCTTACCTTGAGCGGTCGCTGCGCCTTGCAGAAGCCGAACTCGGAAATTCTGCACAGGCCCTCTAA
- a CDS encoding phage portal protein, whose translation MQWLSNLFERVSSFRWRDISGVNPSQPLWWSPPTAAGIEITEHTAVNLSTVSAALTVIAGTVASLPLPVYQRLATGGKRRAAEHPLYYLVHDEPNPESSALQFRESLLVHVLLHGNGYAEIVRDGAGRPIELWLLNPGQVTPFYNKRGDLRYEVISNGKPKTLWPEDIIHVAGLGFDGVRGYGVIARARESLALTAATERFGASFFGNSAKPSGVFTHPGKLKPDAIAKYRENIEKQHQGVDKVGNFIITTEGTTYTPFTIPPEEAQYLGTREFQISEVARWFSVHPYFLGDMSHSTFSNGEQAMLHFTMHTIRPLCVRIESEFNRKLVMPGERSEYFCEHLIDGLLRGDMITRYTAYAIGRNNGWMSANDILRKENENPIAGGDVYLQPLNMASAAPVPPQPSVTQPANPPNDTSTGLLQQQASLYSFPQRNAGFAENAGHQVRTNWDIDQVAPAALEAVQGTVRDAYGRMNRREATALRRAIKKPNLAEWADEFYPQHRSLLIESLAPSVRAYLAVTGSASTPEQVTEQLAERITRERRAWLTDALAANPEIGQGLETMFEKAASDLEVSTDDILMMLKHIAEHPESLPTSPTK comes from the coding sequence ATGCAATGGTTATCAAATCTCTTTGAGCGTGTCAGCAGTTTCCGGTGGCGAGATATTTCGGGCGTCAATCCCTCGCAGCCGTTGTGGTGGTCACCACCAACGGCTGCTGGAATCGAGATTACCGAACACACGGCAGTAAATCTCAGTACCGTCTCGGCTGCACTGACGGTCATCGCAGGAACGGTGGCAAGTCTTCCGCTCCCCGTTTATCAACGGCTCGCTACAGGCGGCAAGCGACGGGCCGCTGAGCATCCTCTCTATTACTTGGTACACGATGAGCCGAACCCCGAAAGTTCGGCGTTGCAGTTTCGAGAGTCCCTGCTCGTTCATGTTTTGCTGCACGGAAATGGATACGCCGAGATTGTTCGTGACGGCGCAGGCCGACCGATTGAGTTGTGGCTGCTGAATCCAGGCCAAGTGACACCTTTCTACAACAAGAGAGGGGACTTGCGCTACGAGGTCATCAGCAACGGCAAGCCCAAGACTCTTTGGCCCGAAGACATCATCCACGTTGCAGGTCTCGGCTTTGACGGTGTGCGGGGCTACGGTGTGATTGCTAGGGCCAGAGAATCGTTGGCACTGACTGCGGCCACAGAACGATTCGGCGCTTCGTTCTTTGGCAACTCTGCGAAGCCCTCAGGCGTCTTCACGCATCCGGGCAAACTGAAACCGGATGCAATCGCCAAGTATCGGGAGAACATCGAGAAGCAGCATCAAGGCGTCGATAAGGTTGGCAATTTCATCATCACGACCGAGGGGACAACCTACACGCCGTTCACCATTCCACCGGAAGAAGCACAGTACCTTGGTACACGTGAGTTCCAAATCTCAGAGGTCGCTCGCTGGTTTTCGGTACATCCGTACTTTCTCGGAGATATGAGCCATTCGACATTCTCGAACGGCGAACAGGCAATGTTGCATTTCACGATGCACACGATTCGCCCGCTTTGCGTGCGAATCGAATCCGAGTTCAACCGCAAGCTCGTAATGCCGGGCGAGCGCAGTGAATACTTCTGCGAGCACTTGATTGATGGGCTGCTGCGTGGCGACATGATCACCAGATACACGGCCTATGCGATTGGAAGAAACAATGGTTGGATGTCGGCGAATGACATCCTTCGCAAGGAAAACGAGAACCCGATTGCAGGCGGCGATGTGTATTTGCAGCCGCTCAACATGGCGAGCGCCGCACCAGTTCCGCCGCAGCCTTCGGTGACTCAGCCAGCCAATCCGCCGAACGATACGAGCACTGGACTACTCCAGCAGCAAGCGAGCCTCTATTCCTTCCCGCAGAGAAATGCAGGATTTGCAGAAAATGCCGGACACCAGGTCCGTACTAATTGGGACATTGACCAAGTTGCGCCCGCCGCTCTGGAAGCGGTGCAGGGAACGGTTCGAGATGCTTACGGCAGAATGAATCGGCGAGAAGCAACCGCACTTCGCCGAGCGATCAAGAAGCCGAATCTCGCAGAGTGGGCCGACGAGTTCTATCCACAACATCGCTCTTTGCTCATTGAGTCTCTGGCGCCGAGCGTCCGTGCTTACCTCGCCGTGACCGGCTCGGCCAGCACTCCAGAGCAAGTGACCGAACAACTTGCCGAACGGATCACGAGGGAGCGCCGTGCGTGGCTTACAGACGCCCTAGCGGCCAATCCTGAAATTGGGCAGGGACTCGAAACGATGTTTGAGAAAGCCGCCTCCGATCTTGAAGTCAGCACTGACGACATTCTGATGATGCTGAAACACATTGCCGAACACCCAGAGAGTTTGCCAACATCGCCCACTAAATAG